The window CCTGCATAGTAGTAGGATACGCAACGGCAGAGACAGAAAACTATATGCCACTTGCCTGCAATATTGCAAATAGTATTACAAAAACCATAGATGAGCTTAGGAAAGACGATATAGTTCCATTTTTTAGACCTGATGGTAAAGCAGTAGTTGTAGTTGAATATGAAAATGGAAAACCTATCCGGATAGATTCAATAACTGTCCTTGTTCAGCATGAGCCCTATGTTTCAGAGTTAGAAATAAGAGAAGCCATAGAAGAAAAAGTATTAAAACAGGTTATTCCTCAACAATACATAGATGATAAAACAAAAATTGTGATTAACCCCCTTGGTAGATTTATTATTGGGGGCCCTATGGCAGATACAGGATTAACAGGCAGAAAAATCATAGCGGATGCTTACGGAACAGCAGCAGCCTCAGGTGGTAGTGCATTTTCCGGCAAAGATCCCACAAAAATTGACCGTTCAGCATCATATATGGCAAGAAGTATTGCAAAACATATAGTTGCTTCAGGTATTGCCAATGAATGTAATGTGGAAATGGTTTATGTGATAGGGGGAGATTATCCTGTTTCTTTTAATATAAAAACAGATACAAACTTAGATACTGAAAAGCTGAACCGAAAGATAAAAGAACTTTTTGATCTTTC of the Persephonella sp. genome contains:
- the metK gene encoding methionine adenosyltransferase, translating into MKVIKSAESVCQGHPDKTADIISDAILDELLIKDPYTRASIEVLITTGLVHVSGELSTDAYVDIPNIARAALIEIGYTKPEYGFDGYTAGVISTISDQSPEIALGVPSEGAGDTCIVVGYATAETENYMPLACNIANSITKTIDELRKDDIVPFFRPDGKAVVVVEYENGKPIRIDSITVLVQHEPYVSELEIREAIEEKVLKQVIPQQYIDDKTKIVINPLGRFIIGGPMADTGLTGRKIIADAYGTAAASGGSAFSGKDPTKIDRSASYMARSIAKHIVASGIANECNVEMVYVIGGDYPVSFNIKTDTNLDTEKLNRKIKELFDLSPAGIIEKLDLRKPIYKTTASYGHFGRKGDEFTWEILDKKIMEELRNV